GTGCAGCGCCACCAGCGACGACGAGCAGGCGGTGTCCACGGTGATCGCCGGCCCCTCCAGGCCGAAGCTGTAGGCGATCCGACCGGAGGCGACGCTGCCGGCGCTGCCGTTGCCGAGGTAGCCCTCGACCCCGTCGGGCACCCGGTCGGCCAGCCGGGTGCCGTAGTCGCCGAACATCACCCCGGCGAAGACGCCGGTCCGGCTGCCCTTGACCGAGGTGGGATCGATGCCGGCCCGTTCGAACGCCTCCCAGGCGCACTCCAGCAGCAGCCGCTGCTGCGGGTCGGTGGCCAGCGCCTCGCGGGGGCTGATGCCGAAGTGGGCGGCGTCGAAGAGGTCCGCGTCGTACAGGAAGCCGCCCTCGGCGGCGTAGCTGCGGCCGGCGGCGTCCGGGTCGGTGTCGAAGAGGTTCCCCAGGTCCCAGCCCCGGTCGGTGGGGAACGGGCCCAGCGCGTCGGTCTCGTCGGCCACCAGCCGCCACAGCGCCTCGGCGGAGTCCACCCCGCCCGGGTAGCGGCAGCCGACCGCCACCACGGCGACCGGTTCGTCGGTGCTGTCGGGCGGCGCGGCGGCCGGCTCGTCGCTGCCCGACCCGAACAGTTCGGTCAGCAGGTGACCGACCACCGCGTCGGGGGTCGGGTGGTCGAAGGCGAGGGTGGCCGGCAGCCGCACCCCGACGGCGGCGGAGAGCCGGTCGCGCAGCCGGACGGCGCTCATCGAGTCGAAGCCGAGGTCCTTGAACGCGGTGTCGGTGCCGACCCGGTCGGTCCCGTCGAGGCCGAGCACGGCGGTGATCTCGGCGCGGACCAGGTCCACCAGGATCCGGGTCCGGCCGGTCGGGTCGGCGGCGGCCAGCCGGCGGGCCAGCAGCACGGCGTCGGGTCCGGCGGCGATCCCGGGTCCGACCAGCGCGCGCAGCAGCCCCGGCACCGGCCCGGGCAGCGGTGCGGTCAGCTCCGGCCGGGCCGCCACCAGGGCCTCCGGGTCACCGGCGACCGCCACGTCGAACAGGGCCGTCCCCTGCTGGCGGGAGAGGGTGCCCCGCCCGGCCCGGTCGGTCCACGGGGCCCACGCCACCGAGGTGGCGGGTCGGCCGGCGGCGCGGCGGTTGCGGGCCGCCGCGGCCAGCCAGGCGGTGATGGCGGCGTCGTCGCCGGTGCCGTCGACCCCGGGCACGTCCGCGGCCCGGGAGCAGGTCACCAGCAGCCGCAGCGGCTGCGCGGCGACCAGGTCGTGCAGCTGCGCGGCGGCGTCCAGCCGGGCCGGCAGCGGCGCCGTCGGGTCGTCCAGGGCCAGCACCCCGGTCAGCGGCCGGTCCAGGCCGTCGAGCAGCGCGGCGAGGGCGCCCGGGTCGGTCGGCGCGCAGTCGGGGACCGACAGTTCCACGCCGTGCCCGGCCAGCTCCGCGGCCAGGCGTACGACGGTGGGGTGCGCCGCGCCGCCGGGTACGGGCAGCAGCAGCCGCCGGACGGCGTACCGGGTGACGAGGTGCCGGACCAGGTCCGGGCCCGGGTCGGTGGTGACCCCGGTGACCAGGACGACGCCGTCCGGGTCCGGTTCGGGCGGTTGACCGCCGGTGGGCGTGGCCGGCACCCGGGTCAGCCGGGGGGCGAGGACGTCGTCGCCGCGCAGCGCCACCTGCGGCTCCCCCGCTCCGGCCGCCTCGACGACCCGGGCCGGGTCGAAACAGACCCGGGGGTCCAGGTCGACCATGACGAGGCGGTCCGGGTGCGCCGCCTGCACCGACCGCAGCAGCCCCCACGCGGGGGCGTGCGCCACGTCGCGGACCTCCTCGTCCGGCGTGGCGGCCACCGCCCCACGGGTCACCACCACCAGCCGGGTGCCGGCCGGTGGCTCCTCGGCGAGCCAGCGTTCCACCAGCTCCACCAGCCGCCGCAGGGCCGGGTACGGGTCACCGGCCGCGTCCGACAGGCAGGGCAGCAGGACGACGTCGTACGGGCCGCCGTCGTCGTCGCCGTAGCGGGTCCAGCGGGCGGGGGCGGCGTCCCGCACCGGCGGCACCGGCGTCCACTCGGTACGCAGCAGCGCGTCGTGGACGCTCGCCGCGCCGAGCCGGAGCCGGGCGGGCAGGTCGAACAGGGCCGGGCGCAGCACCTTGCCGATCGCGGTACGCGGGATCCGGTCCACCTCGTACACCTGCTCGGGGACCTTGAAGTAGGACAGCTCGCGGCGGCAGGTGGCGATCACCAGGTCCGGGTCGACGCCCTGCGGGCCGGGCACCACGAACGCCACCGGCACCTCGCCGAGCAGTTCGTGACGCTGCCCGGCGACGGCCGCCTCGACGACCCCGGGCACCCCGGCCACCACGTCCTCGACCTCGCGGGGGTGGATGTTCTCCCCACCCCGGATGATCAGCTCCTTGACCCGGCCGGTGATGGTGAGGAAGCCGGCCGCGTCGCGGCGGGCCAGGTCGCCGGTGCGGTACCAGCCGTCGGAGAGCACCTGCGCGGTCTCCTCGGGGCGGCCGTGGTAGCCGAGCATCACCGCCGGGCTGTCCACCCAGACCTCGCCCTCGCCGCCGGCCGGCACCTCGTCCCCGGTACGCGGGTCGGTCAGCCGCAGGGTCAGGCCGGGCACCGGCAGGCCGCAGGAGCCGGGGACCCGGGGGCCGGTGGGCGAGTTGGTGGTGATCGGGCCGCCGGTCTCGGTGCTGCCGTAGCTGTCGATCAGCCGGACCCCGAGGGTGTCCGCGAAGGACTCGTGCAGGGCGGCCGAGCAGCCCGAGCCGGCCACCATGCAGACCCGCAGCGCCGAGCTGCCCAGGCCGCCGTCGGCCCGGGCGGCCTCCAGCACGTGCTGGTAGAGCGTCGGGACGCCGCAGACGAAGGTGGTCCGGTCCTCGCGCAGCACGGTGACGATCTCGTCGACCGCCAGCCCGTCCATGATCCGGGCGGTGGCGCCGACCGCGATGACCCCGAGCACGCCGAGGTTGTGCGACACGGTGTGCGACAGCGGCAGCGGCCAGAGCACCCGGTCGTCGCCGTCGAGCCCGAGGATCGGCGCGTAGCAGGCCGCCACCCCCCACATCGACCGGCGGTGGGTGGAGAGCACGCCCTTGGGGCGGCCGGTGGTGCCGGAGGTGTAGAGCATCCAGGCGGGGGCGTCCAGGTCCGCGTCGTCGCGGGCCGGCGCCGGCGGCTCGCCGCCGGCCAGCTCCTCGAACCGGCGTACGCCCTCCGGGGCGGCGTCGTCGCCGGTGAGCACCACCCGCAGGTGCGGGTGGCGGGGCCGCAGCCGGGTGACCTGGTCGAGGTGGACCGGGTCGGTGACCAGCACCACCGCGCCGCTGTCGGTGAGCAGGTGGTCGAGTTCCGCGTCGGTGGCATGCGGGTTCAGCGGTACGCCCACCGCGCCGGCCCGGGCCACCGCGACGTAGCTCTCCACCGTCTCCACCCGGTTGCCCAGCAGCAGCGCGACCCGGTCACCCCGGTCCGCGCCGAGCGCGGCGAGGTGCCCGGCGAGCCGGCCGGTCCGCTGCCACAGCTGCCGCCAGGTGACGGCGCGCCGGCCGTCGGCGAAGGCGGTCCGCTCCCCGATCCGGTCGGCGTGCTCCGCGAGCAGTTCGTGCAGCGGCCTGATCAAGTCGGTGCGCAACATGCCGCCGCTCCTCGGGGGATGTCGAAGTGACGCGGACGCGCCGTCGGGCACCGCCGGACCAGGGGGTCGTTGGTCCGGCGGTGCCCGACGGGGTCGCTCAGTACAGGCCCTCGGGCTTGTCGGTGCTGATCTGCAGCGGCGCCACGTTGGCGACGCCGTCGCAGGGCCACTCGTCGGAGGTGCGGAACCGGATGGCCTGGTCGCGTTCCAGCACGTTCGGCAGGAAGAGGTCCTCGTGCAGCACCATCAGCCGCACCCGGCCCACCTCGCCGTACTCCACCACCCGGTCGGGGTTCTCCCGGTCCACCACGGTCATCGTGGTGTGCGGGAAGTTCGGCACGTACGGCAGCGTCTCGCCGCCGTCGGGCGAGGGCAGGCCGTTGGCGTTGCCGAAGGTGTTGCCGTAGGTGGCGCCGATGACGCCGTCCGGCATGGCGGCGGAGAACCGCTGCCAGGCGTCCGGGGTGAGCTGGGTGCCGCCGAGATAGACGCCGGAGAGCTTCGCGGTGAGTTCCGGACGCCGGTTGATCAGGGCCTGCACCACCGCGGGGGTGGTCCGCAGGTAGTCCACCGGCCGGCTCTCCAGGATGTCGGTGACCTGCTCGATGACGTGGTCGACGTACCGGTTCATCTCGGCGAGCTGGCCGCCCCGGATCAGCGTCTTGATCCAGCGGGGGTCGAGGTCGACGGAATAGACCATCGAGCCGTCGATGTCGGCGAGCTGGTCGGCCTCCTCACCGACCAGGTGCGGCCCGCTGGGGCAGGCGTCGATCCAGACGGCGCCGGGCCGGAAGCCGACCATCTGCCGCCCGCGCAGCCGCCAGGCCGCCCAGTGCACCGACATCGCCTCGGTGTAGTGGACCCGGCACGGCTTGCCGGTGGTGCCGGCGGACTCCCACACCCGGCCGGCCAGCGGCCGGGGCACGCTGCGCGGGACGAAGTCCGCCGGGTCCAGGTCGCGCAGGACGGCGAGGTCGAAGTTGCCGAACGCGGACAGCTCGTCGTACCGGGTGATCTCCAGGGGGTCGAAGTCGAGTTCGGCGCGACGCTTCAGCCAGTAGTCGGACCCGCCCTCCGGATCGAAGTGACGGCGCAGGACGTGGCGCGTCCACGCGTCGAGGTCCCGGGCCAGCCAGTCATCGGTCAGCCCCTGCAGCTCTTCCTTGCTCGCCTTCACCGACATGCCGGCAGTATCGGCGAGGTGGCAGTGAGGGATCCCCTAGAGCGTCCACCGCCACCGTTGGCACATCTAGCGAACGCCCTAGTGTTGCCGGCCACGCCCTGCCGCCGCCCGACGGAGCCGGTACATGATCCCCGGCGTGGACGCAGACCCGGACCGCCGCCCGACCGACCACGCACCGCGACACGTCGCCGTGTTCACCTTCCCGGCGTACGCGCACATCGCCCCGGCGGTGCCGATGCTGGCCGAGCTGGTCCGCCGCGGCCACCGGGTGACCTGTTTCGTGGTGGCCCGCTTCGCCGAGCTGGTCGCCGAAAGCGGCGCGGAGGTGGTCGAGTACGAGTCCGACTTCCCCTGGGCCGACGGCCCGACCGGGTCGCCGGTGGAGAACATCCTCGCCTTCTTCGCGGAGGCGGTCGCGCCGCTGCCGGCGGCGGTCGCCCGGCTCGCCGCCGACCGGCCCGACCTGATCGCGCACGACCTGGCCGCCTCCGAGGCCGGACGGATCCTGGCCCGCGCCTGGGACGTCCCGGTGGTGCAGCTCTGCCCCACCGTCGCCTCCAGCCCCGGCTTCTCCATGTCGGAGCGGCAGAGCCGCGAGGTCACCGGGCCGCCGCCGGAGCCGGTCGACCCGGCCGACCCGCGGTTCGCCGAGTTCATCGCCCGGCGGGAGAAGCTGCTCGCCGACCGGGGCCTGGCCGGGGTGTCGATCGACGGGTTCGGCGCCGAGCACGGGCCCAACATCGTCTTCCTGCCCCGCGAGTTCCAGCTCGCCCCGGAGACGTTCGACGAGAGGTTCACCTTCGTCGGCCCGTGCCTGACCGACGAGCCGACCGCCGGTGACTGGACCCCGCCGGCCGACGGGCGGGACGTGCTGCTGCTCTCGCTGGGCAGCTCGTACACTCCGGACCAGGCGGAGTTCCTGCGGTTCTGTGTGGACACCCTCGCCGACGGTCCGTGGCACGTCGTGCTGACCCTCGGCCACCGGGTGCGGCGGGAGGACTTCGGCCCGCTGCCCGACAACGTCGAGGCGCACCAGTGGCTGCGGCACCCGCAGGTGCTGCGGCACGCCGCCGGCTTCGTCACGCACGCCGGGATGGGCAGCGTGATGGAGTCCCTCTTCCACGGCGTGCCGATGGTGCTGGTGCCCTACCACGTCGACCAGCGGGTGATCGCCGGCCGGACGGCCGAACTGGACCTCGGCCGGGTCATGCGCCGCGAGGAGACCAGCCCGCAGAAGCTGCGCACGGCGGTCGAGGAGATCACCGGCGACCCGCGCATCCGGGCGGCCGTGGCGCGGATGCGCGACCACGTGCACTCCGCCGGTGGCGCGGCCCGGGCGGCGGACGCCGTCGAGTCGCTGATCGCCGCCCACGCCCACCACACCGACAGGGAGCGTTCATGACCGGCCGCCACATCGCGTTCTTCAACTATCCGGCCCACGGCCACGTCAACCCGACGCTGCCGGTGGTGGCGGAGCTGGTGCGGCGGGGCCACCGCGTGACGTACGTGGTCGCGTCGCACTTCGCGGACGTGGTCGCGGCGACCGGCGCGGAGGTGATCGGCTACGAGTCGGTGGTGCCGAAGTCGTGGGCGACCGTCGCCATCCCGTCGACCATCACCGGCGACGACATGGCCGAGGCGGCGGCGGTGCACCTGGCGGAGGTGTTCACCCCGCTGCCGGAGGTGAAGCGCCGCCTCGACGCCGACCGGCCGGACGTGATGGTCTACGACTCCTTCGGCTACGCCACCGGCCGGCTGCTGGCCCGGGCCTGGGACCTGCCGTCGGTGCTGACCGCCACCACCTTCGTCTCCAGCGACACCTTCTCCCCGTACGCCGCGCTCGCCGCGACCATGACCCCGCCGGACCCGGACCATCCGGCGCTGCGCCGGGAGCGGGAGCTGATGCGCCGCACCCTGGACGAGAACGGCCTCGGCCACCTGTCCAACGAGGACTTCGCCGGCGCCCCGGAGGCGAAGACGCTGGTCTTCGTGCCGCCGGAGTTCCAGCCCGGCATCGAGACCTTCGACGACCGGTTCGTCTTCGTCGGGCCGTGCATCGGCGACCGCGCCCACCAGGGCGCGTGGACCCCGCCGGGCGACGACCGGCCGGTGGTGCTGGTCGCGCTCGGCAGCTTCGGGTACGAGAACCAGCTCGCCTTCTACCGCGACGCCCTCGCCGCCCTGGTGGACCTGCCGTGGCACGTGGTGATGTCGCTGGGCGGCCTGGTCACCCCCGAGGACCTGGGCCCGTTGCCGGCGCACGTGGAGGCCCGCCCGTGGGTGCCGCAGCTGTCGGTGCTGGAGCACGCCTCCGCGTTCGTGTCGCACGCCGGCATGGGCAGCACGATGGAGTCGCTCTCCTTCGGCGTGCCGCCGGTGGTGGTGCCCCGCACCGGCGAGCAGGACCTGGTCGCCGCCCGGGTGGTCGAGCTGGGACTGGGCCGCTGCCTCACGCCCGCCGAGCTGACCGCCGACCGGCTGCGCGACGCGGTGCTCGGCCTGCGCGACGACACCGGCGTACGACGGCGGGTGGCGGACCTGGCGGGGGCCATCGCGGCCCGCAAGGGCCCGTCGCTCGCCGCGGACACCATCGAGGCCCGGCTGGTCGGGGCATGACCGGCCGGCACCTGCTCGTGCTGCCCTATCCGGCGTACGGGCACATGATGCCGGTGCTGCCCGTGCTGGCCGAGCTGGTCGCCCGAGGGCACCGGGTGACCTGCTTCGCCACCGACGACTTCGCCGACCGGGTCCGCGCCACGGGCGCGCAGGCGCACCCGTACGAGCCGCCGCCGCCGTCGGACCCGCCGCCGGACGTGATCGACGCCGACGAGTGCGCCCGGGCACCGCTGAAGCTGCTGAAGGCGAGCCTGGCGGTGCTGCCGACGATCGAGGCGCGCCTCGCCGGCCCCCCGGACGCCGTCGTCTACGACACCACGCTCTGGCTCACCGGACGGCTGCTCGCCGCCCGGTGGGGACGCCCGAGCATCCAGCTCTGCCCCACCTTCGTCTCGAACGACCACTTCAACCTCTCCGACCAGCACCAGGACTTCGCCGGGCAGATCGACCCGGCGCACCCGGCCCTGGCCGAGTTCGCCACCCGGCTGACCGAGGCGGTCACCGGCAGCGGGCTGCCCGCACAGCAGCAGGTGGAGCTCTTCCACGGCCGGGAGGAGTTCACCCTCGCCTTCCTGCCGCGCGAGTTCCAGTTCGCCGGCGACACCTTCGACGAGCGGCACGTCTTCGTCGGCCCGACCGGGCAGAGCGACGACGGGCCGGGCTGGCAGCCGCCCGCCGACGGCAACCCGGTGCTGCTGGTCTCGCTCGGCACCACGGTCAACAACCGGCCGGACTTCTTCCGCGACTGCGTCCGCGCCTTCGCCGGGCAGCCCTGGCAC
This genomic interval from Micromonospora sp. CCTCC AA 2012012 contains the following:
- a CDS encoding macrolide family glycosyltransferase produces the protein MDADPDRRPTDHAPRHVAVFTFPAYAHIAPAVPMLAELVRRGHRVTCFVVARFAELVAESGAEVVEYESDFPWADGPTGSPVENILAFFAEAVAPLPAAVARLAADRPDLIAHDLAASEAGRILARAWDVPVVQLCPTVASSPGFSMSERQSREVTGPPPEPVDPADPRFAEFIARREKLLADRGLAGVSIDGFGAEHGPNIVFLPREFQLAPETFDERFTFVGPCLTDEPTAGDWTPPADGRDVLLLSLGSSYTPDQAEFLRFCVDTLADGPWHVVLTLGHRVRREDFGPLPDNVEAHQWLRHPQVLRHAAGFVTHAGMGSVMESLFHGVPMVLVPYHVDQRVIAGRTAELDLGRVMRREETSPQKLRTAVEEITGDPRIRAAVARMRDHVHSAGGAARAADAVESLIAAHAHHTDRERS
- a CDS encoding macrolide family glycosyltransferase; its protein translation is MTGRHIAFFNYPAHGHVNPTLPVVAELVRRGHRVTYVVASHFADVVAATGAEVIGYESVVPKSWATVAIPSTITGDDMAEAAAVHLAEVFTPLPEVKRRLDADRPDVMVYDSFGYATGRLLARAWDLPSVLTATTFVSSDTFSPYAALAATMTPPDPDHPALRRERELMRRTLDENGLGHLSNEDFAGAPEAKTLVFVPPEFQPGIETFDDRFVFVGPCIGDRAHQGAWTPPGDDRPVVLVALGSFGYENQLAFYRDALAALVDLPWHVVMSLGGLVTPEDLGPLPAHVEARPWVPQLSVLEHASAFVSHAGMGSTMESLSFGVPPVVVPRTGEQDLVAARVVELGLGRCLTPAELTADRLRDAVLGLRDDTGVRRRVADLAGAIAARKGPSLAADTIEARLVGA
- a CDS encoding macrolide family glycosyltransferase, which translates into the protein MTGRHLLVLPYPAYGHMMPVLPVLAELVARGHRVTCFATDDFADRVRATGAQAHPYEPPPPSDPPPDVIDADECARAPLKLLKASLAVLPTIEARLAGPPDAVVYDTTLWLTGRLLAARWGRPSIQLCPTFVSNDHFNLSDQHQDFAGQIDPAHPALAEFATRLTEAVTGSGLPAQQQVELFHGREEFTLAFLPREFQFAGDTFDERHVFVGPTGQSDDGPGWQPPADGNPVLLVSLGTTVNNRPDFFRDCVRAFAGQPWHVVIALGARVDPAELGELPPNVEAHRWVPLRAVLAHASVFLCQSGMGSIMESLHAGVPMVVVPHHPEQHVNARRLTELGLARVVGRDEASAEALRDAVDRVAADPAIRERVQRMREHVLAAGGAVRAADAVEQRLRTEVAA